In Arthrobacter ramosus, one DNA window encodes the following:
- a CDS encoding GntR family transcriptional regulator, translating into MAGATAPLLGLEKKSLREQALSALRTAITSGELEPGRHLVETELSDMLQISRGTLREALRQLEQEGLLSAGPRGRLSVRHLDAKEIRDIYSVRAALESLAARTLCELPDRQQVIASLRSAIDAMAAAAKGSLEERIESDLEFHRTMCRLTGNETLLHSWESLEGSIRMSIMFAGLEKGVKNMSVERHHDIVAAIETGDASLARKTILEHMDSAAAVLVA; encoded by the coding sequence ATGGCCGGAGCAACAGCACCCCTTCTGGGACTGGAAAAGAAGAGTCTCCGCGAGCAGGCGCTCTCTGCTCTCCGCACCGCCATCACGAGCGGCGAGCTGGAGCCGGGACGGCACTTGGTGGAAACCGAGCTGTCGGACATGCTCCAGATCAGCCGCGGGACGCTCCGGGAAGCCTTGCGGCAACTTGAGCAAGAGGGCCTGCTGTCTGCAGGACCCCGCGGCCGGCTCTCCGTCCGCCACCTCGATGCCAAGGAAATCCGCGATATCTACTCCGTGCGGGCAGCCTTGGAGTCCCTCGCCGCGCGCACGCTCTGCGAGTTGCCGGACCGCCAACAGGTGATCGCCTCGCTGCGCTCCGCCATCGACGCCATGGCCGCCGCGGCCAAGGGAAGCCTCGAGGAACGGATCGAGTCCGATCTGGAATTCCACCGCACCATGTGCCGCCTCACCGGGAACGAGACCCTGCTCCATTCCTGGGAGTCGCTGGAGGGATCCATCCGGATGTCCATCATGTTCGCCGGATTGGAAAAGGGCGTCAAGAACATGAGTGTCGAACGGCACCACGACATTGTGGCCGCCATCGAAACCGGTGATGCATCCCTGGCACGCAAGACCATCCTCGAGCACATGGACAGCGCTGCCGCGGTGCTGGTGGCTTAA
- a CDS encoding MFS transporter: MTRPETTLPALVPPSAMADAPRARLTLMIASLGFFLITLDILIVNVALTSIGKELGGGTSGLQWVIDGYTLMFAALLLFAGNLSDRIGAKRALGWGSALFLVASVACALAPTSAVLIAARFLQGGAASIMLPASMALIRQAFPDPRRRAHALGIWAVGGAVAGAVGPLVGGLLTTLDWRLVFGINLPVCIAMLVLLASVATSPRRPTPFDWAGQAAAIVALTALMYGLITGGTEGFGTVPVIASLALAAISVAAFLLIQARGRHPMMPLELFRSTGMRISLSVGFAFMVGHFGTVFVVSLFLQQHLGLTPLQAGFTFLPSAAFSIVGNIVSGTLSNRFGTRVPVVVGLTSMVVGLSAMLLTAPLGSPLLVGAFLIFTGSGGSIAMPQVTAVVLASVPSEKAGTASAVFNTFRQVGGAVAIAVFGALIADRSNFVHGMQTSFIIAASLLLLTALASLFIHSAGAAKS, translated from the coding sequence ATGACTCGCCCCGAAACCACCTTGCCGGCTCTGGTTCCGCCCTCGGCCATGGCCGATGCGCCACGGGCACGGCTCACGCTCATGATTGCGTCGCTTGGGTTCTTCCTGATCACCCTCGACATCCTGATCGTCAATGTCGCGCTCACCAGCATCGGCAAAGAACTCGGGGGCGGAACGTCAGGCCTGCAATGGGTGATCGACGGCTACACGCTGATGTTCGCCGCGTTGTTGCTGTTCGCAGGGAACCTGTCGGATCGGATCGGCGCGAAAAGGGCGCTGGGATGGGGTAGCGCACTGTTCCTCGTGGCGTCCGTTGCCTGCGCACTCGCGCCGACCTCGGCGGTGCTCATTGCCGCCCGCTTCCTCCAAGGAGGTGCCGCATCGATCATGCTCCCGGCGTCGATGGCGCTGATTCGGCAAGCCTTTCCCGATCCCCGCCGTCGCGCACATGCCCTTGGGATCTGGGCAGTCGGGGGTGCCGTGGCCGGAGCCGTGGGACCCCTTGTCGGCGGCCTCCTCACTACGCTGGACTGGCGGCTCGTGTTCGGCATCAACCTTCCCGTGTGCATCGCGATGCTGGTGCTCCTGGCTTCTGTTGCAACGTCGCCCCGGCGGCCGACTCCGTTCGACTGGGCCGGTCAGGCAGCGGCCATCGTTGCCTTGACCGCGTTGATGTACGGCCTCATCACAGGAGGGACCGAGGGCTTCGGCACGGTACCCGTCATAGCCAGCCTGGCGCTCGCAGCCATCAGCGTCGCGGCCTTCCTCTTGATCCAGGCGCGCGGCCGGCACCCGATGATGCCGCTTGAGCTGTTTCGATCCACCGGCATGAGAATCTCGCTCTCGGTCGGTTTCGCGTTCATGGTGGGACACTTCGGCACCGTCTTTGTTGTCAGCCTTTTCCTCCAACAGCACCTCGGGCTGACACCGCTCCAGGCAGGTTTCACGTTCCTTCCTTCCGCGGCGTTCAGCATCGTCGGCAACATCGTCAGCGGAACCCTATCGAACCGCTTCGGGACGCGGGTGCCGGTGGTCGTCGGATTGACTTCCATGGTCGTAGGACTCAGCGCGATGCTTCTCACGGCGCCGCTTGGATCGCCGCTACTCGTCGGTGCCTTCCTGATTTTCACGGGTTCCGGTGGATCAATCGCGATGCCGCAGGTCACCGCCGTCGTGCTCGCGAGCGTCCCGAGCGAAAAGGCAGGCACAGCAAGCGCCGTCTTCAACACCTTCCGCCAGGTGGGCGGCGCGGTCGCCATCGCCGTCTTCGGCGCCCTCATCGCCGACCGCAGCAACTTCGTCCACGGAATGCAGACCAGCTTCATCATCGCGGCGTCTCTTCTCCTTCTCACCGCGCTAGCCAGCCTCTTCATCCACTCAGCGGGCGCCGCCAAGAGCTAG
- a CDS encoding antitoxin MazE family protein has product MAVRDRVSEYRKRMREHGFRPIQVWVPDVRADGFDAEAHRQAAAAAAADRHSDDQEFIEAVSAPWDEV; this is encoded by the coding sequence ATGGCAGTCAGAGATCGGGTTAGTGAGTACCGTAAGCGGATGCGCGAACACGGCTTCCGCCCAATCCAGGTGTGGGTTCCAGACGTTCGAGCCGATGGATTTGACGCCGAAGCACATCGGCAAGCTGCCGCCGCCGCAGCTGCTGACCGTCACTCCGATGACCAGGAGTTCATCGAGGCTGTGTCAGCGCCCTGGGACGAAGTGTGA
- a CDS encoding type II toxin-antitoxin system PemK/MazF family toxin — translation MNRGELWTVAGGVYASKPRPALVIQDDRFDVTDSVTVLPLATTLIDAPLLRVSVAASELSGLRQERHVMIDKLTTVRRSNVQKPSRPLDGRSAR, via the coding sequence GTGAACCGCGGCGAACTCTGGACCGTGGCCGGCGGCGTCTACGCTTCCAAGCCACGGCCAGCGCTGGTCATCCAGGATGACCGATTCGACGTCACCGATTCCGTCACGGTTCTTCCCCTGGCAACAACCCTGATCGATGCACCCCTCCTGCGGGTCAGTGTCGCAGCCTCGGAGTTGTCCGGCTTGCGGCAGGAAAGGCACGTGATGATCGACAAGTTGACGACGGTACGCCGTTCAAACGTGCAAAAGCCGAGTCGGCCGCTTGACGGCCGCTCAGCTCGTTGA